A genome region from Amblyraja radiata isolate CabotCenter1 chromosome 32, sAmbRad1.1.pri, whole genome shotgun sequence includes the following:
- the LOC116990806 gene encoding zinc finger protein 618-like isoform X6: MQVWIDMLLTQASINWKICEAYICGACGKKYKYYSCFRAHVRAHLENETSSVSAENSPQAKNFRYMCDICGKKYKYYSCFQEHRDLHAVDDPYDHAVETPAEVKTEQVDEIVRNPGSKTGSYICEYCGKRYKYYTPYQEHVALHASSDAESPLVKRNEAKLPNACEENNSSQNSSGGASVQKSDPPSVKNGSTCQTCGNEHKHCTCLRQQAHNSRSREQYTCGACGIQFQFYNNLIEHMNSHAADNENSIAIKQVQSPRTSTTTTTTTTATAAAAASAAAATTSTTPVVATAAASPEKKNAHRQGNCTNDVNSSVLEKERQHVAEKLLRVMCADLKALPVINGKDFVKLAQTLVDIGARYGSFPVGDVLGDMNTLALKHLPRMYNQVKVKVTCALGSNACWGIGVTCHCQNVGSESFYILTAHQAEGLQIKRYVLGIKEVDGKETGEQVHQWVLNVLSEFVMSEMQTIYVTDSKVSSAALLKAGMCLRCSACALNSTVRSVLNERTLQAQNMPEVTELVSNCIQIMSSLEQGTGTPELSSILEGHQAPCCWNSVADSLLLVHDKYEQLRELISSRKELKHFQNCNKTLLSNLAAILTPVKQAVIELSCENKPTLQLVLPTYIKLEKLFTSKANDAGSVSKLCHLFLESLKENFKMENAHKVAMVLDPHSKHLRSVPHYQQEEVISRVCEMISDIGQSCEDVVEFQPARKRVRGISENPKNPSEANRDERKEEVFQYLKEPVPNKTTDLFSYWSNTTQKHPKLAKLAFWLLAVPAVGARSGCLNNLETFSGKQKKQLTPEVMNKLMFLKSNLQ, encoded by the exons AGGCCTATATATGtggtgcctgtgggaagaagtacAAGTACTACAGCTGCTTCCGGGCACATGTGAGAGCACACCTAG AAAATGAAACCTCCTCTGTATCAGCTGAAAATTCTCCACAGGCAA AAAATTTTAGGTATATGTGTGACATTTGTGGCAAGAAATATAAATATTACAGCTGTTTCCAAGAACATCGGGATTTGCATGCAGTGGATG ATCCATATGATCATGCGGTTGAGACACCAGCAGAAGTGAAAACTGAACAGGTGGACGAAATTGTACGCAACCCTGGATCAA AGACAGGTAGTTATATCTGTGAATACTGTGGCAAGCGATACAAGTATTACACTCCTTACCAGGAACATGTGGCTTTGCATGCATCATCTG ATGCAGAAAGTCCTCTTGTCAAAAGAAATGAAGCTAAACTGCCAAATGCCTGTGAAGAAAACAATAGCTCTCAGAATTCTAGTG GTGGTGCCAGTGTACAGAAATCAGACCCTCCTTCTGTAAAAA ATGGTTCTACTTGTCAGACCTGTGGAAATGAGCACAAACACTGTACCTGCTTAAGGCAACAGGCACATAATAGCCGATCTAGAG AGCAGTACACGTGTGGGGCATGTGGGATTCAGTTCCAGTTTTACAACAATCTAATAGAGCACATGAATTCCCACGCAG CTGATAATGAAAACAGCATAGCGATTAAACAAGTGCAATCACCACGGACGTCGACGACAACAACGACGACTACTACTGctactgccgccgccgccgcttctgctgctgccgccactacATCCACTACCCCTGTTGTTGCTACAGCTGCTGCTTCTCCAGAGAAGAAGAATGCCCATCGCCAGGGTAACTGCACAAATGATG TGAATAGCTCTGTCCTTGAAAAAGAACGCCAACATGTTGCCGAGAAGTTGCTGAGGGTGATGTGCGCTGATCTGAAAGCACTGCCTGTGATTAATGGCAAAGACTTTGTGAAGCTTGCACAGACACTCGTGGACATCGGAGCACGTTATGGATCCTTCCCTGTAGGTGATGTCCTTGGGGATATGAACACTCTTGCTCTGAAACACCTACCCAGAATGTACAACCAGGTGAAGGTCAAAGTGACATGTGCACTGGGCAGTAACGCTTGCTGGGGGATAGGCGTCACCTGTCATTGTCAGAATGTAGGGTCGGAGTCTTTCTACATCCTAACAGCACATCAGGCGGAGGGGTTGCAAATTAAAAGGTATGTGCTGGGTATTAAAGAGGTCGATGGGAAAGAAACTGGTGAGCAGGTTCACCAGTGGGTCTTGAATGTCCTTTCAGAATTTGTCATGTCAGAGATGCAAACGATCTATGTCACGGATAGCAAAGTCAGCTCTGCCGCATTGTTGAAAGCTGGGATGTGCCTGCGATGTTCAGCCTGTGCATTGAACTCAACAGTAAGGAGTGTACTTAATGAAAGAACATTGCAGGCACAAAACATGCCAGAGGTTACTGAACTTGTGAGTAACTGCATACAGATAATGAGTTCACTGGAACAAGGAACTGGCACTCCAGAGTTGTCCAGCATTCTTGAGGGGCATCAGGCTCCTTGTTGTTGGAATTCTGTTGCAGACTCTCTCCTCCTCGTACATGACAAGTATGAACAATTACGAGAATTAATCAGCAGCAGAAAGGAACTCAAACACTTCCAAAATTGCAATAAAACTTTGTTGAGTAATCTTGCTGCCATTTTGACACCAGTGAAGCAGGCTGTAATTGAACTGAGTTGTGAAAACAAACCAACATTGCAGCTTGTGCTCCCAACCTACATCAAACTAGAGAAACTCTTCACTTCCAAAGCTAACGACGCAGGCAGTGTAAGCAAACTCTGCCACCTCTTTCTGGAATCTTTGAAGGAGAACTTCAAAATGGAGAATGCTCACAAAGTAGCAATGGTGCTTGACCCACACTCTAAGCATTTGAGGTCGGTGCCGCATTACCAACAAGAGGAAGTAATTAGTCGAGTGTGTGAAATGATTTCGGATATTGGGCAGTCTTGCGAAGATGTCGTTGAATTTCAGCCAGCGAGAAAGAGAGTGCGCGGGATTAGTGAAAACCCGAAAAACCCCTCGGAGGCAAATCGGGATGAACGCAAAGAGGAAGTATTTCAATATCTAAAGGAACCTGTGCCCAATAAAACAACAGATCTGTTTAGTTACTGGTCAAATACCACTCAAAAGCATCCCAAGTTAGCCAAACTTGCCTTCTGGCTTTTGGCTGTGCCAGCAGTTGGTGCGAGAAGTGGCTGTCTGAATAACCTTGAGACATTTTCAGGAAAGCAGAAGAAGCAGCTGACACCAGAGGTGATGAACAAACTAAtgtttctgaaatccaacctgcaGTAG
- the LOC116990806 gene encoding zinc finger protein 618-like isoform X7, whose translation MNDQEENMEWKPQQQASLKAYICGACGKKYKYYSCFRAHVRAHLENETSSVSAENSPQAKNFRYMCDICGKKYKYYSCFQEHRDLHAVDDPYDHAVETPAEVKTEQVDEIVRNPGSKTGSYICEYCGKRYKYYTPYQEHVALHASSDAESPLVKRNEAKLPNACEENNSSQNSSGGASVQKSDPPSVKNGSTCQTCGNEHKHCTCLRQQAHNSRSREQYTCGACGIQFQFYNNLIEHMNSHAADNENSIAIKQVQSPRTSTTTTTTTTATAAAAASAAAATTSTTPVVATAAASPEKKNAHRQGNCTNDVNSSVLEKERQHVAEKLLRVMCADLKALPVINGKDFVKLAQTLVDIGARYGSFPVGDVLGDMNTLALKHLPRMYNQVKVKVTCALGSNACWGIGVTCHCQNVGSESFYILTAHQAEGLQIKRYVLGIKEVDGKETGEQVHQWVLNVLSEFVMSEMQTIYVTDSKVSSAALLKAGMCLRCSACALNSTVRSVLNERTLQAQNMPEVTELVSNCIQIMSSLEQGTGTPELSSILEGHQAPCCWNSVADSLLLVHDKYEQLRELISSRKELKHFQNCNKTLLSNLAAILTPVKQAVIELSCENKPTLQLVLPTYIKLEKLFTSKANDAGSVSKLCHLFLESLKENFKMENAHKVAMVLDPHSKHLRSVPHYQQEEVISRVCEMISDIGQSCEDVVEFQPARKRVRGISENPKNPSEANRDERKEEVFQYLKEPVPNKTTDLFSYWSNTTQKHPKLAKLAFWLLAVPAVGARSGCLNNLETFSGKQKKQLTPEVMNKLMFLKSNLQ comes from the exons AGGCCTATATATGtggtgcctgtgggaagaagtacAAGTACTACAGCTGCTTCCGGGCACATGTGAGAGCACACCTAG AAAATGAAACCTCCTCTGTATCAGCTGAAAATTCTCCACAGGCAA AAAATTTTAGGTATATGTGTGACATTTGTGGCAAGAAATATAAATATTACAGCTGTTTCCAAGAACATCGGGATTTGCATGCAGTGGATG ATCCATATGATCATGCGGTTGAGACACCAGCAGAAGTGAAAACTGAACAGGTGGACGAAATTGTACGCAACCCTGGATCAA AGACAGGTAGTTATATCTGTGAATACTGTGGCAAGCGATACAAGTATTACACTCCTTACCAGGAACATGTGGCTTTGCATGCATCATCTG ATGCAGAAAGTCCTCTTGTCAAAAGAAATGAAGCTAAACTGCCAAATGCCTGTGAAGAAAACAATAGCTCTCAGAATTCTAGTG GTGGTGCCAGTGTACAGAAATCAGACCCTCCTTCTGTAAAAA ATGGTTCTACTTGTCAGACCTGTGGAAATGAGCACAAACACTGTACCTGCTTAAGGCAACAGGCACATAATAGCCGATCTAGAG AGCAGTACACGTGTGGGGCATGTGGGATTCAGTTCCAGTTTTACAACAATCTAATAGAGCACATGAATTCCCACGCAG CTGATAATGAAAACAGCATAGCGATTAAACAAGTGCAATCACCACGGACGTCGACGACAACAACGACGACTACTACTGctactgccgccgccgccgcttctgctgctgccgccactacATCCACTACCCCTGTTGTTGCTACAGCTGCTGCTTCTCCAGAGAAGAAGAATGCCCATCGCCAGGGTAACTGCACAAATGATG TGAATAGCTCTGTCCTTGAAAAAGAACGCCAACATGTTGCCGAGAAGTTGCTGAGGGTGATGTGCGCTGATCTGAAAGCACTGCCTGTGATTAATGGCAAAGACTTTGTGAAGCTTGCACAGACACTCGTGGACATCGGAGCACGTTATGGATCCTTCCCTGTAGGTGATGTCCTTGGGGATATGAACACTCTTGCTCTGAAACACCTACCCAGAATGTACAACCAGGTGAAGGTCAAAGTGACATGTGCACTGGGCAGTAACGCTTGCTGGGGGATAGGCGTCACCTGTCATTGTCAGAATGTAGGGTCGGAGTCTTTCTACATCCTAACAGCACATCAGGCGGAGGGGTTGCAAATTAAAAGGTATGTGCTGGGTATTAAAGAGGTCGATGGGAAAGAAACTGGTGAGCAGGTTCACCAGTGGGTCTTGAATGTCCTTTCAGAATTTGTCATGTCAGAGATGCAAACGATCTATGTCACGGATAGCAAAGTCAGCTCTGCCGCATTGTTGAAAGCTGGGATGTGCCTGCGATGTTCAGCCTGTGCATTGAACTCAACAGTAAGGAGTGTACTTAATGAAAGAACATTGCAGGCACAAAACATGCCAGAGGTTACTGAACTTGTGAGTAACTGCATACAGATAATGAGTTCACTGGAACAAGGAACTGGCACTCCAGAGTTGTCCAGCATTCTTGAGGGGCATCAGGCTCCTTGTTGTTGGAATTCTGTTGCAGACTCTCTCCTCCTCGTACATGACAAGTATGAACAATTACGAGAATTAATCAGCAGCAGAAAGGAACTCAAACACTTCCAAAATTGCAATAAAACTTTGTTGAGTAATCTTGCTGCCATTTTGACACCAGTGAAGCAGGCTGTAATTGAACTGAGTTGTGAAAACAAACCAACATTGCAGCTTGTGCTCCCAACCTACATCAAACTAGAGAAACTCTTCACTTCCAAAGCTAACGACGCAGGCAGTGTAAGCAAACTCTGCCACCTCTTTCTGGAATCTTTGAAGGAGAACTTCAAAATGGAGAATGCTCACAAAGTAGCAATGGTGCTTGACCCACACTCTAAGCATTTGAGGTCGGTGCCGCATTACCAACAAGAGGAAGTAATTAGTCGAGTGTGTGAAATGATTTCGGATATTGGGCAGTCTTGCGAAGATGTCGTTGAATTTCAGCCAGCGAGAAAGAGAGTGCGCGGGATTAGTGAAAACCCGAAAAACCCCTCGGAGGCAAATCGGGATGAACGCAAAGAGGAAGTATTTCAATATCTAAAGGAACCTGTGCCCAATAAAACAACAGATCTGTTTAGTTACTGGTCAAATACCACTCAAAAGCATCCCAAGTTAGCCAAACTTGCCTTCTGGCTTTTGGCTGTGCCAGCAGTTGGTGCGAGAAGTGGCTGTCTGAATAACCTTGAGACATTTTCAGGAAAGCAGAAGAAGCAGCTGACACCAGAGGTGATGAACAAACTAAtgtttctgaaatccaacctgcaGTAG
- the LOC116990806 gene encoding zinc finger protein 618-like isoform X8 yields the protein MQVWIDMLLTQASINWKICENETSSVSAENSPQAKNFRYMCDICGKKYKYYSCFQEHRDLHAVDDPYDHAVETPAEVKTEQVDEIVRNPGSKTGSYICEYCGKRYKYYTPYQEHVALHASSDAESPLVKRNEAKLPNACEENNSSQNSSGGASVQKSDPPSVKNGSTCQTCGNEHKHCTCLRQQAHNSRSREQYTCGACGIQFQFYNNLIEHMNSHAADNENSIAIKQVQSPRTSTTTTTTTTATAAAAASAAAATTSTTPVVATAAASPEKKNAHRQGNCTNDVNSSVLEKERQHVAEKLLRVMCADLKALPVINGKDFVKLAQTLVDIGARYGSFPVGDVLGDMNTLALKHLPRMYNQVKVKVTCALGSNACWGIGVTCHCQNVGSESFYILTAHQAEGLQIKRYVLGIKEVDGKETGEQVHQWVLNVLSEFVMSEMQTIYVTDSKVSSAALLKAGMCLRCSACALNSTVRSVLNERTLQAQNMPEVTELVSNCIQIMSSLEQGTGTPELSSILEGHQAPCCWNSVADSLLLVHDKYEQLRELISSRKELKHFQNCNKTLLSNLAAILTPVKQAVIELSCENKPTLQLVLPTYIKLEKLFTSKANDAGSVSKLCHLFLESLKENFKMENAHKVAMVLDPHSKHLRSVPHYQQEEVISRVCEMISDIGQSCEDVVEFQPARKRVRGISENPKNPSEANRDERKEEVFQYLKEPVPNKTTDLFSYWSNTTQKHPKLAKLAFWLLAVPAVGARSGCLNNLETFSGKQKKQLTPEVMNKLMFLKSNLQ from the exons AAAATGAAACCTCCTCTGTATCAGCTGAAAATTCTCCACAGGCAA AAAATTTTAGGTATATGTGTGACATTTGTGGCAAGAAATATAAATATTACAGCTGTTTCCAAGAACATCGGGATTTGCATGCAGTGGATG ATCCATATGATCATGCGGTTGAGACACCAGCAGAAGTGAAAACTGAACAGGTGGACGAAATTGTACGCAACCCTGGATCAA AGACAGGTAGTTATATCTGTGAATACTGTGGCAAGCGATACAAGTATTACACTCCTTACCAGGAACATGTGGCTTTGCATGCATCATCTG ATGCAGAAAGTCCTCTTGTCAAAAGAAATGAAGCTAAACTGCCAAATGCCTGTGAAGAAAACAATAGCTCTCAGAATTCTAGTG GTGGTGCCAGTGTACAGAAATCAGACCCTCCTTCTGTAAAAA ATGGTTCTACTTGTCAGACCTGTGGAAATGAGCACAAACACTGTACCTGCTTAAGGCAACAGGCACATAATAGCCGATCTAGAG AGCAGTACACGTGTGGGGCATGTGGGATTCAGTTCCAGTTTTACAACAATCTAATAGAGCACATGAATTCCCACGCAG CTGATAATGAAAACAGCATAGCGATTAAACAAGTGCAATCACCACGGACGTCGACGACAACAACGACGACTACTACTGctactgccgccgccgccgcttctgctgctgccgccactacATCCACTACCCCTGTTGTTGCTACAGCTGCTGCTTCTCCAGAGAAGAAGAATGCCCATCGCCAGGGTAACTGCACAAATGATG TGAATAGCTCTGTCCTTGAAAAAGAACGCCAACATGTTGCCGAGAAGTTGCTGAGGGTGATGTGCGCTGATCTGAAAGCACTGCCTGTGATTAATGGCAAAGACTTTGTGAAGCTTGCACAGACACTCGTGGACATCGGAGCACGTTATGGATCCTTCCCTGTAGGTGATGTCCTTGGGGATATGAACACTCTTGCTCTGAAACACCTACCCAGAATGTACAACCAGGTGAAGGTCAAAGTGACATGTGCACTGGGCAGTAACGCTTGCTGGGGGATAGGCGTCACCTGTCATTGTCAGAATGTAGGGTCGGAGTCTTTCTACATCCTAACAGCACATCAGGCGGAGGGGTTGCAAATTAAAAGGTATGTGCTGGGTATTAAAGAGGTCGATGGGAAAGAAACTGGTGAGCAGGTTCACCAGTGGGTCTTGAATGTCCTTTCAGAATTTGTCATGTCAGAGATGCAAACGATCTATGTCACGGATAGCAAAGTCAGCTCTGCCGCATTGTTGAAAGCTGGGATGTGCCTGCGATGTTCAGCCTGTGCATTGAACTCAACAGTAAGGAGTGTACTTAATGAAAGAACATTGCAGGCACAAAACATGCCAGAGGTTACTGAACTTGTGAGTAACTGCATACAGATAATGAGTTCACTGGAACAAGGAACTGGCACTCCAGAGTTGTCCAGCATTCTTGAGGGGCATCAGGCTCCTTGTTGTTGGAATTCTGTTGCAGACTCTCTCCTCCTCGTACATGACAAGTATGAACAATTACGAGAATTAATCAGCAGCAGAAAGGAACTCAAACACTTCCAAAATTGCAATAAAACTTTGTTGAGTAATCTTGCTGCCATTTTGACACCAGTGAAGCAGGCTGTAATTGAACTGAGTTGTGAAAACAAACCAACATTGCAGCTTGTGCTCCCAACCTACATCAAACTAGAGAAACTCTTCACTTCCAAAGCTAACGACGCAGGCAGTGTAAGCAAACTCTGCCACCTCTTTCTGGAATCTTTGAAGGAGAACTTCAAAATGGAGAATGCTCACAAAGTAGCAATGGTGCTTGACCCACACTCTAAGCATTTGAGGTCGGTGCCGCATTACCAACAAGAGGAAGTAATTAGTCGAGTGTGTGAAATGATTTCGGATATTGGGCAGTCTTGCGAAGATGTCGTTGAATTTCAGCCAGCGAGAAAGAGAGTGCGCGGGATTAGTGAAAACCCGAAAAACCCCTCGGAGGCAAATCGGGATGAACGCAAAGAGGAAGTATTTCAATATCTAAAGGAACCTGTGCCCAATAAAACAACAGATCTGTTTAGTTACTGGTCAAATACCACTCAAAAGCATCCCAAGTTAGCCAAACTTGCCTTCTGGCTTTTGGCTGTGCCAGCAGTTGGTGCGAGAAGTGGCTGTCTGAATAACCTTGAGACATTTTCAGGAAAGCAGAAGAAGCAGCTGACACCAGAGGTGATGAACAAACTAAtgtttctgaaatccaacctgcaGTAG
- the LOC116990806 gene encoding zinc finger protein 618-like isoform X9, which translates to MKPPLYQLKILHRQVKNFRYMCDICGKKYKYYSCFQEHRDLHAVDDPYDHAVETPAEVKTEQVDEIVRNPGSKTGSYICEYCGKRYKYYTPYQEHVALHASSDAESPLVKRNEAKLPNACEENNSSQNSSGGASVQKSDPPSVKNGSTCQTCGNEHKHCTCLRQQAHNSRSREQYTCGACGIQFQFYNNLIEHMNSHAADNENSIAIKQVQSPRTSTTTTTTTTATAAAAASAAAATTSTTPVVATAAASPEKKNAHRQGNCTNDVNSSVLEKERQHVAEKLLRVMCADLKALPVINGKDFVKLAQTLVDIGARYGSFPVGDVLGDMNTLALKHLPRMYNQVKVKVTCALGSNACWGIGVTCHCQNVGSESFYILTAHQAEGLQIKRYVLGIKEVDGKETGEQVHQWVLNVLSEFVMSEMQTIYVTDSKVSSAALLKAGMCLRCSACALNSTVRSVLNERTLQAQNMPEVTELVSNCIQIMSSLEQGTGTPELSSILEGHQAPCCWNSVADSLLLVHDKYEQLRELISSRKELKHFQNCNKTLLSNLAAILTPVKQAVIELSCENKPTLQLVLPTYIKLEKLFTSKANDAGSVSKLCHLFLESLKENFKMENAHKVAMVLDPHSKHLRSVPHYQQEEVISRVCEMISDIGQSCEDVVEFQPARKRVRGISENPKNPSEANRDERKEEVFQYLKEPVPNKTTDLFSYWSNTTQKHPKLAKLAFWLLAVPAVGARSGCLNNLETFSGKQKKQLTPEVMNKLMFLKSNLQ; encoded by the exons ATGAAACCTCCTCTGTATCAGCTGAAAATTCTCCACAGGCAAGTGA AAAATTTTAGGTATATGTGTGACATTTGTGGCAAGAAATATAAATATTACAGCTGTTTCCAAGAACATCGGGATTTGCATGCAGTGGATG ATCCATATGATCATGCGGTTGAGACACCAGCAGAAGTGAAAACTGAACAGGTGGACGAAATTGTACGCAACCCTGGATCAA AGACAGGTAGTTATATCTGTGAATACTGTGGCAAGCGATACAAGTATTACACTCCTTACCAGGAACATGTGGCTTTGCATGCATCATCTG ATGCAGAAAGTCCTCTTGTCAAAAGAAATGAAGCTAAACTGCCAAATGCCTGTGAAGAAAACAATAGCTCTCAGAATTCTAGTG GTGGTGCCAGTGTACAGAAATCAGACCCTCCTTCTGTAAAAA ATGGTTCTACTTGTCAGACCTGTGGAAATGAGCACAAACACTGTACCTGCTTAAGGCAACAGGCACATAATAGCCGATCTAGAG AGCAGTACACGTGTGGGGCATGTGGGATTCAGTTCCAGTTTTACAACAATCTAATAGAGCACATGAATTCCCACGCAG CTGATAATGAAAACAGCATAGCGATTAAACAAGTGCAATCACCACGGACGTCGACGACAACAACGACGACTACTACTGctactgccgccgccgccgcttctgctgctgccgccactacATCCACTACCCCTGTTGTTGCTACAGCTGCTGCTTCTCCAGAGAAGAAGAATGCCCATCGCCAGGGTAACTGCACAAATGATG TGAATAGCTCTGTCCTTGAAAAAGAACGCCAACATGTTGCCGAGAAGTTGCTGAGGGTGATGTGCGCTGATCTGAAAGCACTGCCTGTGATTAATGGCAAAGACTTTGTGAAGCTTGCACAGACACTCGTGGACATCGGAGCACGTTATGGATCCTTCCCTGTAGGTGATGTCCTTGGGGATATGAACACTCTTGCTCTGAAACACCTACCCAGAATGTACAACCAGGTGAAGGTCAAAGTGACATGTGCACTGGGCAGTAACGCTTGCTGGGGGATAGGCGTCACCTGTCATTGTCAGAATGTAGGGTCGGAGTCTTTCTACATCCTAACAGCACATCAGGCGGAGGGGTTGCAAATTAAAAGGTATGTGCTGGGTATTAAAGAGGTCGATGGGAAAGAAACTGGTGAGCAGGTTCACCAGTGGGTCTTGAATGTCCTTTCAGAATTTGTCATGTCAGAGATGCAAACGATCTATGTCACGGATAGCAAAGTCAGCTCTGCCGCATTGTTGAAAGCTGGGATGTGCCTGCGATGTTCAGCCTGTGCATTGAACTCAACAGTAAGGAGTGTACTTAATGAAAGAACATTGCAGGCACAAAACATGCCAGAGGTTACTGAACTTGTGAGTAACTGCATACAGATAATGAGTTCACTGGAACAAGGAACTGGCACTCCAGAGTTGTCCAGCATTCTTGAGGGGCATCAGGCTCCTTGTTGTTGGAATTCTGTTGCAGACTCTCTCCTCCTCGTACATGACAAGTATGAACAATTACGAGAATTAATCAGCAGCAGAAAGGAACTCAAACACTTCCAAAATTGCAATAAAACTTTGTTGAGTAATCTTGCTGCCATTTTGACACCAGTGAAGCAGGCTGTAATTGAACTGAGTTGTGAAAACAAACCAACATTGCAGCTTGTGCTCCCAACCTACATCAAACTAGAGAAACTCTTCACTTCCAAAGCTAACGACGCAGGCAGTGTAAGCAAACTCTGCCACCTCTTTCTGGAATCTTTGAAGGAGAACTTCAAAATGGAGAATGCTCACAAAGTAGCAATGGTGCTTGACCCACACTCTAAGCATTTGAGGTCGGTGCCGCATTACCAACAAGAGGAAGTAATTAGTCGAGTGTGTGAAATGATTTCGGATATTGGGCAGTCTTGCGAAGATGTCGTTGAATTTCAGCCAGCGAGAAAGAGAGTGCGCGGGATTAGTGAAAACCCGAAAAACCCCTCGGAGGCAAATCGGGATGAACGCAAAGAGGAAGTATTTCAATATCTAAAGGAACCTGTGCCCAATAAAACAACAGATCTGTTTAGTTACTGGTCAAATACCACTCAAAAGCATCCCAAGTTAGCCAAACTTGCCTTCTGGCTTTTGGCTGTGCCAGCAGTTGGTGCGAGAAGTGGCTGTCTGAATAACCTTGAGACATTTTCAGGAAAGCAGAAGAAGCAGCTGACACCAGAGGTGATGAACAAACTAAtgtttctgaaatccaacctgcaGTAG